The Denticeps clupeoides chromosome 5, fDenClu1.1, whole genome shotgun sequence genome includes a region encoding these proteins:
- the rps9 gene encoding small ribosomal subunit protein uS4 isoform X1: protein MPVARTWVCSKTYVTPRRPFEKSRLDQELKLIGEYGLRNKREVWRVKFTLAKIRKAARELLTLDEKDARRLFEGNALLRRLVRIGVLDEGKMKLDYILGLKVEDFLERRLQTQVFKLGLAKSIHHARVLIRQRHIRVRKQVVNIPSFVVRLDSQKHIDFSLRSPYGGGRPGRVKRKNAKKGQGGAGGADDEEED, encoded by the exons ATGCCCGTTGCCAGGACTTGGGTTTGCAGTAAGACTTATGTCACCCCCCGCCGCCCTTTCGAGAAGTCCCGTCTCGACCAGGAGCTGAAGCTCATCG GCGAGTATGGGCTCAGAAATAAGAGAGAAGTCTGGAGGGTCAAGTTTACTCTGGCAAAGATCCGCAAGGCTGCCCGAGAGCTGCTTACGCTGGATGAGAAGGATGCCAGGCGTCTCTTTGAAG gaaaTGCCCTGCTCAGGCGTCTGGTCAGGATTGGTGTGCTTGATGAGGGGAAGATGAAGCTTGATTACATCCTGGGCCTGAAAGTTGAGGATTTTCTGGAGAGGAGGCTCCAGACCCAAGTTTTCAAACTGGGCCTGGCCAAGAGCATCCACCACGCCCGTGTCCTGATTCGCCAGAGGCACATCCG TGTGCGCAAGCAGGTGGTGAACATCCCATCCTTTGTGGTTCGCTTGGACAGCCAGAAGCACATTGACTTCTCCCTGCGCTCTCCGTATGGTGGTGGCCGCCCTGGCCGTGTGAAGAGAAAGAACGCCAAGAAGGGCCAGGGTGGAGCTGGAGGTgctgatgatgaagaggaagattAA
- the rps9 gene encoding small ribosomal subunit protein uS4 isoform X2: protein MPVARTWVCSKTYVTPRRPFEKSRLDQELKLIGEYGLRNKREVWRVKFTLAKIRKAARELLTLDEKDARRLFEGNALLRRLVRIGVLDEGKMKLDYILGLKVEDFLERRLQTQVFKLGLAKSIHHARVLIRQRHIRDTNS, encoded by the exons ATGCCCGTTGCCAGGACTTGGGTTTGCAGTAAGACTTATGTCACCCCCCGCCGCCCTTTCGAGAAGTCCCGTCTCGACCAGGAGCTGAAGCTCATCG GCGAGTATGGGCTCAGAAATAAGAGAGAAGTCTGGAGGGTCAAGTTTACTCTGGCAAAGATCCGCAAGGCTGCCCGAGAGCTGCTTACGCTGGATGAGAAGGATGCCAGGCGTCTCTTTGAAG gaaaTGCCCTGCTCAGGCGTCTGGTCAGGATTGGTGTGCTTGATGAGGGGAAGATGAAGCTTGATTACATCCTGGGCCTGAAAGTTGAGGATTTTCTGGAGAGGAGGCTCCAGACCCAAGTTTTCAAACTGGGCCTGGCCAAGAGCATCCACCACGCCCGTGTCCTGATTCGCCAGAGGCACATCCG CGACACCAACTCTTAA
- the rbfox1l gene encoding RNA binding protein fox-1 homolog 1-like, with translation MLSSPTVILQPYGLPVYPQTASCYPSIVQGAPAQEAGPGSGDPTLPQVYAPPPSYPPPGQAPPTPAGRLPPLDFNPSSDYQDHHQLRVYQSSQHEGAETIAANGTDDPLAPVTSDPQALGVSVSAAGGGGSGSEEEGSGKAQPKRLHVSNIPFRFRDPDLRQMFGQFGKILDVEIIFNERGSKGFGFVTFESAAEADRAREKLNGTIVEGRKIEVNNATARVVTKKPQTPLVNAAGWKINPVMGAVYAPELYTVASFPYPVPAPALAYRGSALRGRGRAVYNTIRSAAAAAPTAIPAYPGVVYQDGLYGTEVYGGYPAAYRVAQSASAATATYSDGYGRVYATATDPYHHSVGPTTTYGVGTVASLYRGGYNRFTPY, from the exons ATGCTCTCCTCCCCTACTGTGATCCTCCAGCCGTATGGACTGCCCGTCTACCCTCAAACTGCGTCCTGCTACCCCAGCATTGTACAG GGTGCCCCCGCCCAAGAGGCGGGGCCAGGCAGTGGTGACCCCACCCTCCCGCAGGTATATGCCCCACCTCCATCATATCCTCCACCAGGGCAAGCTCCCCCTACACCTGCTGGCAGACTTCCACCCCTAGACTTCAACCCAAGTTCAGACTACCAAGACCATCATCAACTCAGAGTCTACCAGAGCTCCCAGCACGAAGGGGCGGAGACCATCGCAGCCAACGGCACG GATGACCCTTTGGcacctgtgacctctgacccccaggCTCTGGGCGTTTCCGTATCAGCtgcaggtggaggtggaagTGGCAGTGAGGAGGAGGGGTCGGGCAAAGCTCAACCCAAAAGACTTCATGTCTCAAATATTCCTTTCCGTTTCCGCGACCCGGATCTCAGACAGATGTTTGGG CAATTTGGAAAGATCTTGGATGTGGAGATCATCTTCAACGAGAGAGGCTCTAAG GGATTTGGCTTTGTGACGTTTGAGAGCGCCGCGGAGGCTGACCGGGCCCGGGAGAAGCTGAACGGTACAATTGTGGAAGGAAGAAAAATCGAG GTGAACAACGCCACAGCCAGAGTTGTCACCAAGAAGCCCCAGACGCCGCTGGTAAACG CTGCAGGTTGGAAGATTAACCCTGTGATGGGCGCGGTGTACGCGCCCGAACTCTACACAG TCGCTAGTTTCCCCTATCCCGTCCCCGCGCCGGCCTTGGCCTACAGAGGCTCCGCCTTACGAGGGCGTGGCCGTGCTGTTTACAACACCATTCGCTCGGCTGCTGCGGCCGCGCCCACTGCCATCCCCGCGTACCCCGG GGTTGTGTATCAAGATGGATTGTATGGGACTGAGGTTTAT GGCGGATACCCAGCTGCCTACAGGGTAGCGCAGTCAGCATCGGCGGCCACGGCGACCTACAGTGACGG GTACGGCCGAGTTTATGCCACTGCAACAGACCCCTATCACCACTCTGTTGGACCGACAACAACCTACGGAGTCGGAACAGTG GCCAGCTTGTACAGAGGAGGATACAACCGCTTCACACCCTACTGA